One stretch of Alphaproteobacteria bacterium DNA includes these proteins:
- a CDS encoding DNA polymerase III subunit delta' translates to MSAEQLDPRNNPHLEGHEEAEQAFLGAWNSGRMAHAWLITGPKGIGKATLAYRIARFVLDQGRFSGQEAGLFGAPPPPSSLFMAPEEPLFHRIGMGGHLDCKVIERGVNDQGKPRTEIVVEDVRGLGQFLSLTPAEGGWRLVIVDAVDEMNRSAANAILKLLEEPPARSLLLLVCHQPGRILPTIRSRCRRLALSPLSEDASARLMMRYNPDVSSEEARALIRLADGSLGRALDLYGEGGLDLYREMIGLLAGVPAMDIPALHAFGDRLARADGALAFQTLSSLFSGWLACLAIKGGGGRVAEVMPGEAEIMARLLSRSALDRWVELWEKLTALFLRAQAVHLDRKQVVLNAFLSVEKLTGS, encoded by the coding sequence CCTTTCTTGGCGCTTGGAATTCCGGGCGCATGGCGCATGCTTGGCTGATCACCGGCCCCAAGGGCATCGGCAAGGCGACGCTGGCCTACCGCATTGCCCGCTTCGTGTTGGATCAGGGGCGGTTTTCGGGCCAGGAGGCTGGCCTGTTCGGCGCGCCGCCGCCGCCCTCCAGCCTGTTCATGGCCCCGGAAGAGCCTTTGTTCCATCGCATCGGCATGGGCGGCCATCTCGATTGCAAGGTGATCGAGCGCGGCGTGAACGACCAGGGCAAGCCCAGAACCGAGATCGTGGTGGAAGACGTGCGCGGCCTGGGACAGTTCCTGAGCCTGACGCCCGCCGAGGGCGGCTGGCGGCTGGTGATCGTCGATGCGGTCGATGAAATGAACCGTTCGGCTGCCAACGCCATTCTGAAGCTGCTGGAAGAGCCGCCAGCCCGCTCGCTGCTGCTGCTGGTCTGCCATCAGCCAGGGCGCATCTTGCCGACCATCCGTTCGCGCTGTCGGCGTCTGGCCCTGTCGCCCTTGTCCGAGGATGCCAGCGCGCGCTTGATGATGCGCTACAACCCCGATGTGTCCTCCGAGGAAGCCAGGGCCTTGATCCGCCTGGCCGATGGCAGCCTGGGCCGGGCGCTCGACCTTTATGGCGAGGGGGGGCTTGACCTCTACCGCGAGATGATCGGCCTTTTGGCTGGCGTTCCCGCCATGGACATTCCGGCCTTGCATGCTTTTGGCGACCGTTTGGCGCGCGCCGACGGCGCCTTGGCCTTCCAAACCCTGTCCAGCCTGTTTTCCGGCTGGCTGGCCTGTCTGGCCATTAAGGGGGGCGGGGGCAGGGTGGCCGAAGTGATGCCGGGCGAGGCCGAAATCATGGCCCGCTTGCTCTCGCGCTCCGCCCTTGATCGCTGGGTGGAGCTGTGGGAAAAACTGACCGCCCTGTTCCTGCGCGCCCAGGCGGTGCATCTGGACCGCAAGCAGGTGGTTTTGAACGCTTTCCTGTCCGTCGAGAAGCTGACGGGAAGTTGA
- a CDS encoding ABC transporter ATP-binding protein, producing the protein MTQNQGLVLENVVLGYGGGHVAVDKVSLEVRPGELVCLLGPSGCGKTSTLRIAAGLERVSAGTVHLNGRLVSGLGTHLPPEERHVGFLFQDYALFPHLNVLGNVAFGLDRLSGPEKRRQAHERLSQVGMDSHADNWPHQLSGGQQQRVALARALAPNPSLMLLDEPFSGLDKRLRDQVRDETLHVLKSSRVSTLMVTHDPEEAMFMADRIAVMRGGRIVQMDTPERLYSSPADPFVASFFGEVNSLSSQVVDGNVQTCLGPFPAPGFLNGAKVEMLIRPEGVHLREDPMGHAQVLASRLLGRTSLIHLKVERPDCQPVHLHARLASRALPPEGLRVALEIDRTQVFVFPISGD; encoded by the coding sequence ATGACCCAGAATCAAGGGCTGGTTCTTGAAAACGTGGTGTTGGGCTATGGCGGCGGCCATGTCGCGGTCGATAAAGTCTCGCTCGAGGTTCGTCCGGGCGAATTGGTGTGCTTATTGGGGCCTTCCGGCTGCGGCAAAACCTCCACCTTGCGCATCGCGGCCGGCCTTGAACGGGTCAGCGCCGGAACGGTGCATCTGAATGGCCGTCTGGTTTCCGGCCTGGGCACGCATCTGCCGCCCGAAGAGCGCCATGTCGGCTTTCTATTCCAGGATTACGCCTTGTTTCCGCATCTGAACGTGCTGGGCAATGTGGCTTTCGGGCTGGATCGATTGTCCGGCCCCGAGAAGCGCAGGCAAGCCCATGAAAGACTGTCACAAGTCGGCATGGACAGCCATGCCGACAACTGGCCGCATCAGCTTTCCGGCGGTCAGCAGCAGCGCGTCGCCTTGGCCCGCGCTCTGGCCCCCAATCCCAGCTTGATGCTGCTGGACGAGCCGTTTTCCGGCCTGGACAAGCGCCTGCGCGATCAGGTGCGCGACGAAACCTTGCATGTTCTGAAATCCAGCCGTGTTTCGACGTTGATGGTGACCCACGATCCCGAGGAAGCCATGTTCATGGCCGACCGCATCGCCGTGATGCGAGGCGGGCGGATCGTGCAGATGGACACGCCCGAGCGCCTTTATTCCTCACCCGCCGATCCCTTCGTGGCGTCCTTCTTCGGTGAGGTTAATTCTCTTTCCTCTCAGGTAGTTGATGGGAATGTTCAAACCTGTTTGGGACCCTTCCCCGCCCCCGGTTTCCTGAACGGAGCCAAGGTGGAAATGCTGATCCGCCCCGAAGGCGTTCACTTGCGCGAAGATCCAATGGGCCATGCGCAGGTGCTGGCTTCTCGGTTGCTTGGCCGTACCAGTTTGATTCATTTGAAGGTTGAACGGCCAGACTGCCAGCCCGTTCATCTTCATGCACGCCTTGCCAGCCGTGCCCTCCCCCCCGAGGGGCTTCGGGTCGCCTTGGAAATCGATAGAACCCAGGTGTTCGTTTTCCCCATTTCCGGCGATTAG
- the mazG gene encoding nucleoside triphosphate pyrophosphohydrolase — MSSQPPSSDTPLSRLLAVMAQLRHPSEGCPWDLEQSFATIVPHTIEEAYEVAEAIETADWDALKDELGDLLFQVVFYAQLGREQGLFDFDAIADAIAQKMVRRHPNVFADAKEADAEAQTRAWEGHKEKEKPRTSALDGVAVTLPALSRAAKLQKRAARKGFDWADPAPVIDKMREELAELEAEMDKGGQGRRFEEMGDLLFTCVNLARKLQIDPESALRSANRKFERRFKSVEASGAKTPEAMEAAWEAAKSAE, encoded by the coding sequence ATGAGCAGCCAGCCCCCCTCTTCCGACACGCCTCTTTCCCGCCTTTTGGCCGTCATGGCCCAATTACGCCATCCCAGCGAGGGCTGTCCCTGGGACCTTGAGCAAAGTTTCGCCACCATCGTTCCGCACACCATCGAGGAAGCCTATGAGGTGGCCGAAGCCATTGAAACGGCGGACTGGGATGCGCTGAAGGACGAATTGGGCGATCTTTTGTTTCAGGTTGTCTTCTACGCCCAGTTGGGCCGCGAACAGGGCCTGTTCGATTTCGACGCCATCGCCGACGCCATCGCGCAAAAGATGGTGCGCAGGCACCCCAATGTCTTCGCTGACGCCAAGGAAGCCGATGCCGAGGCCCAGACCAGGGCCTGGGAAGGCCATAAGGAAAAGGAAAAGCCCAGGACCAGCGCGCTGGATGGCGTGGCCGTCACCCTGCCCGCCTTGTCGCGCGCTGCCAAGCTGCAAAAGCGGGCCGCCCGCAAAGGATTCGACTGGGCCGACCCCGCTCCCGTCATCGACAAAATGCGCGAGGAACTGGCCGAGTTGGAAGCCGAGATGGACAAAGGCGGGCAAGGCCGCCGCTTCGAGGAAATGGGCGATTTGCTGTTCACCTGTGTCAATCTGGCCCGCAAACTTCAGATCGATCCCGAATCGGCCCTTCGCTCGGCCAACCGCAAATTCGAGCGGCGCTTCAAATCGGTCGAGGCCAGCGGCGCAAAAACGCCCGAAGCCATGGAAGCCGCCTGGGAAGCCGCGAAGTCGGCTGAATAG
- a CDS encoding MBL fold metallo-hydrolase has protein sequence MRAVVLGSGGATGVPMIGRGWGKCDPSNPKNRRKRPSLLVQWDNHNILIDTSPDLRQQLLDADVSRLDALLYTHAHADHVHGVDDIRDVNRCMHDWIDAYADEGTLKTIQERFAYVFEPQHPDAKLIYKPLLRPHIIDGPFQVAGHEIVPIALDHGYSTSLGFRFGSLAYTTDVVRMEESSFKALEGVGTWIVSCTVDFPHETHAELNTVLEWIERIKPKRAVLTHLSFHFDYEALKARLPDHVEPAYDGMVIDVSG, from the coding sequence ATACGGGCGGTCGTTTTGGGATCGGGCGGCGCCACCGGCGTCCCCATGATCGGTCGGGGGTGGGGCAAGTGCGATCCTAGCAACCCCAAGAACCGCCGCAAGCGGCCAAGCCTGCTGGTTCAATGGGATAACCACAATATCTTGATAGATACCTCGCCCGATCTACGCCAGCAGTTGTTGGATGCCGATGTCTCGCGCCTCGACGCGCTGCTTTATACCCATGCGCATGCCGACCATGTTCATGGGGTGGACGACATCCGCGACGTGAACCGCTGCATGCATGATTGGATCGACGCCTATGCCGACGAAGGCACGTTGAAAACCATTCAGGAACGCTTCGCTTATGTCTTCGAGCCGCAGCATCCCGACGCCAAACTGATATATAAGCCTTTGTTAAGGCCGCATATTATCGATGGGCCGTTTCAGGTTGCCGGCCACGAGATCGTGCCCATAGCTTTGGATCACGGCTATTCCACCAGTTTGGGCTTTCGCTTTGGCTCCTTGGCTTATACGACTGACGTGGTGCGTATGGAGGAAAGCTCCTTCAAGGCGCTGGAGGGGGTGGGGACATGGATCGTGTCCTGCACAGTCGATTTCCCGCATGAGACCCATGCCGAGTTGAATACCGTGCTGGAATGGATCGAGCGCATCAAACCAAAGCGCGCCGTGCTGACGCATCTGTCGTTCCACTTCGATTATGAAGCCTTGAAGGCGCGCTTGCCGGATCATGTGGAACCAGCTTATGACGGAATGGTTATTGATGTTTCAGGTTAG
- a CDS encoding methionine--tRNA ligase: protein MHSKPFYITTPIYYVNDAPHIGHAYTSLACDVMARFKRLDGYDVKFLTGTDEHGQKVEKSAEAQGVAPKEFTDRVSQNFRDMAAQMGYSNDDFIRTTEERHFRSCQALWAELEKRGEIYLGAYEGWYAVRDEAFYTETELTTGPDGKKRAPSGAEVEWVKEPSYFFKLSAWQDRLLAHYEANPDFIGPNSRRNEVISFVKGGLLDLSVSRTTFGWGVPVPSNPQHVMYVWLDALTNYITAVGYPDQGGDYARYWPADLHMVGKDIIRFHAVYWPAFLMAAGLQPPKRVYAHGWWTIEGQKMSKSLGNVISPAALVERYGLDAVRYFLLREMPFGADGDFSHRSMVGRLNTELANDLGNLAQRSLSMINKNCGAVLPMPGPFTEDDHAMLNPAQGLLVRVRPAIDSQSFHEAIEAVWVVVRAANGYVDRQAPWALKKTDPERMGTVLYVLAETVRCIALILQPFMPATMGRMLDQLAVPADQRDFSCFDKALAGGTPLPPPQGLFPRYQEEEAAS from the coding sequence TTGCATTCGAAACCCTTCTACATCACGACGCCGATCTATTACGTCAACGACGCGCCGCATATCGGGCACGCCTATACCTCGCTGGCCTGCGATGTGATGGCGCGTTTCAAGCGCCTGGACGGCTATGACGTCAAATTCCTGACCGGCACCGACGAGCATGGCCAGAAGGTCGAGAAGTCGGCCGAGGCGCAGGGTGTTGCGCCCAAGGAATTCACCGATCGCGTGTCGCAGAACTTCCGCGATATGGCGGCCCAGATGGGCTATTCGAACGACGATTTCATCCGCACCACCGAAGAGCGCCATTTCCGGTCCTGTCAGGCTTTGTGGGCCGAATTGGAGAAGCGGGGCGAGATTTATCTGGGTGCCTATGAGGGTTGGTACGCCGTGCGCGACGAAGCCTTCTATACCGAAACCGAACTGACGACCGGGCCTGACGGCAAGAAACGCGCCCCATCGGGGGCCGAAGTCGAATGGGTCAAGGAACCCAGCTATTTCTTCAAACTCTCGGCTTGGCAAGACAGGTTGCTGGCCCATTACGAGGCCAATCCCGACTTCATCGGCCCCAATTCGCGCCGCAACGAGGTGATCAGCTTCGTGAAGGGCGGACTTTTGGACCTGTCGGTGTCGCGCACCACCTTCGGCTGGGGCGTTCCGGTGCCTAGCAATCCCCAGCATGTCATGTATGTCTGGCTGGACGCGCTGACCAACTACATCACCGCCGTCGGCTATCCCGACCAGGGCGGCGATTATGCCCGCTACTGGCCCGCCGATCTGCATATGGTGGGCAAGGACATCATCCGCTTCCACGCCGTCTATTGGCCCGCCTTCCTGATGGCGGCGGGTCTTCAGCCGCCCAAGCGCGTCTATGCCCATGGCTGGTGGACCATCGAAGGCCAGAAGATGAGCAAAAGCCTGGGCAACGTCATTTCGCCCGCCGCCCTGGTCGAACGCTATGGGCTTGACGCCGTTCGCTATTTCCTGCTGCGCGAAATGCCTTTCGGCGCGGACGGCGACTTTTCGCACCGCTCGATGGTGGGTAGGCTGAACACCGAACTGGCCAATGATCTGGGCAATCTGGCCCAGCGTTCGCTGTCGATGATCAACAAGAATTGCGGGGCTGTCCTGCCCATGCCCGGCCCCTTTACAGAAGACGACCACGCCATGCTGAATCCGGCCCAAGGGTTGTTGGTTCGCGTCAGGCCTGCCATCGACAGCCAATCCTTCCATGAAGCCATCGAGGCCGTTTGGGTGGTGGTGCGGGCCGCCAATGGCTATGTCGATCGTCAGGCCCCCTGGGCGCTGAAGAAAACCGACCCCGAGCGTATGGGCACGGTGCTGTATGTCCTGGCCGAGACGGTACGCTGCATCGCTCTGATCTTGCAGCCTTTCATGCCCGCCACCATGGGCCGGATGCTCGATCAATTGGCGGTCCCCGCCGATCAGCGGGATTTCTCGTGTTTTGACAAGGCGTTGGCTGGCGGCACACCTTTGCCGCCCCCACAGGGCCTGTTTCCGCGCTATCAGGAAGAAGAGGCCGCGTCCTAA
- a CDS encoding MFS transporter, with the protein MPNANLRPTQWLAVLTVLLAGVSMAMHVGKVPPAAAQVSADLEMSLVAVGWLLSLFALLGAATGSFVGRLVDRLGQKRTLLFGLSCTVLGSLAGAFAQATPLLLATRALEGIGFVSVVVAAPALIFRECQAKDHRLAFGLWSTWMPVGAAFMMALSPTLLMLFGWRANWLVASALTLAALLLSFLLISPDAALQAQRPRGRLRDLVKLPTPWILAACFCFYSMSFQTVFGFLPSYLVQEQALDPALAARLTALALLLNVVGNLSAGPLIRLGLARWQVIFMAALAMGLCAWGIFADELPLAARYGLCLLFSAMGGLIPAAIFIAAPAFAPTPAHVGTIGGMIVQGLSIGQLAGPPTLAFLVHRVGSWGAAPYFISTLALICLLLALALKRQERLR; encoded by the coding sequence ATGCCCAACGCCAACTTGCGTCCCACCCAATGGCTTGCCGTTCTGACCGTGCTGCTGGCTGGCGTCAGCATGGCCATGCATGTCGGCAAAGTGCCGCCCGCCGCCGCCCAGGTTTCCGCCGATCTCGAGATGAGTTTGGTGGCCGTGGGCTGGCTTCTGTCCTTGTTCGCCCTTCTGGGCGCCGCTACTGGGTCCTTCGTCGGACGCTTGGTTGATCGGCTGGGGCAGAAGCGTACCTTGCTGTTCGGCCTAAGCTGCACGGTTCTGGGCAGTCTGGCGGGGGCTTTCGCGCAGGCCACGCCCTTGTTGCTGGCCACCCGCGCCCTTGAAGGGATCGGCTTCGTCTCGGTGGTGGTGGCGGCCCCGGCCCTGATCTTTCGCGAATGCCAAGCCAAGGATCATCGGCTGGCCTTCGGCCTGTGGAGCACCTGGATGCCGGTGGGGGCGGCCTTCATGATGGCGCTTTCGCCGACCTTGCTGATGCTGTTCGGCTGGCGGGCCAATTGGCTGGTCGCCTCGGCCCTGACCTTGGCCGCCTTGCTTTTGTCCTTCCTGCTGATCAGCCCCGACGCCGCCTTGCAGGCGCAACGCCCCAGGGGGCGCTTGCGCGATCTGGTGAAGCTGCCGACGCCTTGGATTCTGGCGGCCTGTTTTTGCTTTTACAGCATGTCCTTCCAGACGGTGTTCGGTTTTCTGCCGTCCTATCTGGTGCAGGAACAAGCGCTCGATCCCGCCCTGGCCGCCCGCCTGACCGCCCTGGCCCTGCTGCTCAACGTGGTCGGCAATCTGTCGGCGGGTCCGCTGATCCGCCTTGGATTGGCCCGCTGGCAGGTGATCTTCATGGCGGCCCTGGCCATGGGCCTGTGCGCCTGGGGCATCTTCGCCGACGAACTGCCGCTGGCGGCGCGCTACGGCCTATGTCTGCTGTTCTCGGCCATGGGCGGCCTGATCCCAGCCGCCATCTTCATCGCCGCCCCCGCTTTCGCCCCCACGCCCGCTCATGTCGGAACCATCGGCGGCATGATCGTGCAGGGCTTAAGCATCGGCCAATTGGCAGGCCCACCCACTCTGGCCTTTCTGGTCCACCGGGTGGGATCGTGGGGGGCCGCCCCCTATTTCATCTCGACGCTGGCCCTGATCTGCCTGCTGCTGGCCCTGGCCCTCAAACGTCAGGAAAGGCTGCGCTGA
- a CDS encoding iron ABC transporter permease has translation MPNTAILAPDNAPSTIRLGRMAWPALAVLLSLATALPVLVVSSNLLLFQGDLWSHLADTVLTGYIVNSILLLLGVSLCVIVGGVGTAWLVTMCRFPGSRWLEWAQLLPMAMPAYVVAYAYTWLFDYAGPVQTVLRAAFGWTSARDYWFFEMRSLEGAIIVMSLVLYPYVFLLARAAFLEQSVCVLEASRTLGQSPWRAFFRVALPLARPAIAAGTALALMETLNDFGTVHYFAVDTFTTGIYRTWLGMGQPQAAGQLGALLMLFIVALLLLERFSRGQARHHHTTGRYRNLPRVELAPLPAFLALAFCGFAVLLGFLLPGGVLLAMAYETYGFEIPLDFLELAGNSMVLAALTGGLAVLLAIILGYAQRLHPTRLVKSCVRLSALGYAVPGSVIAVGTLVPLTFLDKTLAAFLDERFGIVLSGLLITGSIAALIYAYCVRFLAISVQTVEASLSKVTPSIEAAASTLGLGALKRLVRVHMPMIRGSLLTAALLVFVDVMKELPATMIMRPFNFDTLATRVFTLASDERLAEASLPALVIVAAGLIPVILLSRAIATSRPGGESA, from the coding sequence ATGCCGAATACGGCCATTCTCGCCCCGGATAACGCGCCTTCCACAATCAGGCTTGGCCGCATGGCTTGGCCCGCCCTCGCCGTTCTGCTCAGTCTGGCCACGGCCCTGCCGGTCCTTGTGGTTTCCAGCAATCTGCTGTTGTTTCAGGGCGATCTATGGAGCCATCTGGCCGACACCGTCCTGACCGGCTATATCGTCAATTCCATCCTCCTTTTGCTGGGAGTCAGCCTGTGCGTCATCGTGGGCGGCGTCGGCACCGCTTGGTTGGTCACCATGTGCCGTTTTCCGGGCAGTCGGTGGCTGGAATGGGCGCAATTGCTGCCCATGGCCATGCCCGCCTATGTCGTCGCCTATGCCTATACTTGGCTGTTCGATTATGCGGGTCCGGTTCAGACAGTCCTGCGCGCTGCTTTTGGCTGGACTTCGGCAAGGGATTATTGGTTCTTCGAGATGCGCTCGCTGGAGGGCGCCATCATCGTCATGTCGCTGGTCCTTTACCCCTATGTCTTTCTACTGGCTCGGGCGGCCTTTCTTGAACAGTCTGTCTGCGTTTTGGAGGCCAGCCGAACCCTGGGCCAAAGCCCCTGGCGCGCCTTCTTTCGGGTGGCCCTGCCCCTGGCCCGCCCCGCCATCGCGGCTGGCACCGCCCTGGCGCTGATGGAAACGCTCAACGATTTCGGCACCGTGCATTATTTCGCCGTCGACACGTTCACCACCGGCATCTATCGCACTTGGCTGGGCATGGGCCAGCCGCAGGCGGCGGGACAGTTGGGCGCCCTTCTGATGCTGTTCATCGTGGCCCTGCTGTTGCTTGAGCGCTTTTCCCGAGGCCAGGCGCGTCATCACCACACGACGGGGCGTTACCGCAACCTGCCCAGGGTCGAACTGGCCCCCTTGCCCGCTTTTCTGGCCCTGGCTTTCTGCGGTTTTGCGGTCCTGCTGGGCTTTTTGCTGCCGGGCGGCGTGTTGCTGGCCATGGCCTATGAGACATATGGGTTTGAAATTCCGCTCGATTTCCTTGAATTGGCGGGCAATAGCATGGTTCTGGCCGCCTTGACCGGCGGGCTGGCGGTGCTGTTGGCGATTATCCTGGGCTATGCCCAGCGGCTGCACCCGACCCGTCTGGTCAAATCCTGCGTCCGCCTGTCGGCCCTGGGCTATGCGGTTCCTGGGTCGGTGATCGCGGTCGGCACGCTGGTGCCCCTCACCTTCCTGGACAAGACGCTGGCCGCCTTCCTGGACGAGCGGTTCGGGATCGTGCTTTCCGGCCTTTTGATCACGGGCAGCATCGCCGCCCTGATCTATGCTTATTGTGTCCGTTTCCTGGCGATTTCGGTGCAGACGGTCGAAGCCAGCCTGTCCAAGGTGACGCCCTCGATCGAGGCGGCGGCCAGCACCCTGGGGCTTGGCGCCTTGAAGCGTCTGGTCCGGGTGCATATGCCGATGATCCGAGGCAGTCTGCTGACCGCCGCCCTGCTGGTTTTCGTCGATGTCATGAAGGAACTGCCCGCCACCATGATCATGCGTCCCTTCAATTTCGATACGCTGGCCACCCGCGTTTTCACCCTGGCGTCGGACGAGCGGCTGGCCGAGGCGTCTCTCCCTGCCTTGGTCATCGTGGCTGCCGGTCTCATTCCCGTGATCTTGTTGTCCAGGGCCATCGCCACCTCAAGACCGGGTGGAGAAAGCGCATGA
- a CDS encoding SDR family oxidoreductase, translating into MIDCSSETVVVTGASSGFGEAIARRYAKHGAKLVLAARRMDRLEKLKGELGVPTHLVELDVRNRDAVLNAFANLPADFANVTILINNAGLALGLEPAHKVNLDDWETMIDTNVKGLVTVTRALLPGMVERDKGHIVNIGSVAGNYPYPGGNVYGGTKAFVKQFSLALRSDLLGANVRVTNIEPGMADTEFSLTRFKGNRAEADKVYQGVEALTADDIAETVFWSTALPAHVNINRIEVMPTQQAFAGFKVERRS; encoded by the coding sequence ATGATCGATTGTTCCAGCGAAACCGTGGTCGTAACGGGGGCTTCGTCGGGTTTTGGCGAAGCGATCGCCAGGCGCTACGCCAAGCATGGCGCCAAGCTGGTTCTGGCTGCAAGGCGCATGGACCGGCTTGAAAAGCTGAAAGGCGAGTTGGGCGTGCCAACACATCTGGTCGAACTGGATGTCAGAAACCGCGACGCCGTGCTGAACGCCTTCGCCAATCTGCCAGCAGACTTCGCCAACGTGACCATCCTGATCAACAATGCCGGACTGGCCCTGGGGCTTGAACCCGCCCACAAGGTCAATCTGGACGATTGGGAAACCATGATCGACACCAATGTCAAAGGGCTGGTCACGGTCACGCGCGCGCTGTTGCCCGGCATGGTCGAACGCGACAAGGGCCATATCGTCAATATCGGTTCGGTGGCGGGCAACTATCCATATCCGGGCGGCAACGTCTATGGCGGCACCAAAGCCTTCGTGAAGCAATTCTCGCTGGCCCTGCGCTCGGATTTGTTGGGGGCCAATGTGCGCGTCACCAATATCGAACCCGGCATGGCCGACACCGAATTCTCGCTGACGCGCTTCAAGGGCAATCGGGCCGAGGCCGACAAGGTTTATCAGGGCGTCGAAGCGCTGACCGCCGACGATATTGCCGAGACCGTTTTCTGGTCCACCGCCCTGCCCGCGCATGTCAACATCAACCGCATCGAAGTGATGCCGACCCAGCAGGCCTTTGCCGGTTTCAAGGTGGAACGGCGTAGCTGA
- a CDS encoding TatD family hydrolase yields the protein MFVDSHCHLDFPDFQTDLDQVLAEAKASGVGLMLTIGTRLSKIDPVIALAEAHPPVWCTVGVHPHGAGEEEGACTLQRLLELSAHPKVVGFGETGLDFFYDHSPRDAQERLLRIHCQAARQAGLPLVVHTRDADADIRRILADEMANGAFTGLIHCFSSGIELAEFAMEIGFLLSFSGILTFKKAEALQEVARQVPLDRILIETDSPYLAPLPFRGKRNQPAYVARVAAKLAELKGLSIAEVERQTTVNFHSLFAKVAA from the coding sequence GTGTTCGTCGATAGCCATTGCCACCTGGATTTCCCGGATTTCCAGACCGACTTGGATCAGGTCTTGGCCGAGGCCAAGGCGTCGGGCGTTGGCTTGATGCTGACCATCGGCACGCGCTTGTCCAAGATTGACCCGGTCATCGCCCTGGCCGAGGCGCATCCGCCGGTTTGGTGTACGGTGGGCGTCCATCCGCACGGAGCCGGGGAAGAAGAGGGGGCTTGCACACTGCAACGACTTTTGGAGTTGTCGGCCCATCCCAAGGTGGTGGGTTTCGGCGAGACCGGGCTGGACTTCTTTTACGACCATAGCCCCAGGGATGCCCAGGAGCGGCTGCTGCGCATCCATTGCCAAGCCGCCCGGCAAGCAGGCTTGCCCTTGGTGGTGCACACCCGCGACGCCGACGCCGATATCCGCCGGATTCTGGCCGACGAAATGGCAAATGGGGCCTTCACAGGCCTTATTCATTGCTTTAGCTCAGGCATAGAGCTTGCTGAATTTGCAATGGAAATCGGATTTCTTCTGTCCTTCTCGGGCATCCTGACCTTCAAGAAGGCAGAAGCCTTGCAGGAGGTGGCGCGCCAAGTGCCGCTGGATCGGATTTTGATCGAAACGGACTCGCCTTATCTGGCCCCCTTGCCCTTCAGGGGCAAACGCAACCAACCGGCTTATGTGGCCCGCGTGGCCGCCAAACTGGCCGAACTCAAGGGCTTGTCGATTGCCGAGGTCGAGCGTCAGACCACGGTCAATTTTCACAGCCTGTTCGCCAAGGTGGCGGCATGA
- a CDS encoding Fe(3+) ABC transporter substrate-binding protein, translated as MSLSLKKPLLTFAALALLFGTAQASAAEVNLYSARKDHLLKPVLDEFTKKTGVKVNLLSAAEDQLLERLKSEGANSPADLFITTDVAHLHKARVAGVLQPTKSAVLDKNIPAQYRDPQGYWYGLSARARVIFYAKDRVKQEELSTYEDLADPKWKGRICVRSSSSAYNQSLLGGLIAVLGPDKAESWAKGVVANMARKPQGGDRDQIAAVAAGQCDLAIANTYYFGGMQISPKADERETASKVGLFFPNQKDRGVHMNVAGGGVTASAKNKTQAVQLLEFLSGTEAQKTFAEANNEFPVLASAKLAPNVAAWGSFKGETLNVAMLGENSALAVRIFDRAGWR; from the coding sequence ATGTCTCTTTCGCTTAAAAAGCCACTACTGACCTTCGCCGCCCTCGCTCTCCTGTTCGGCACTGCTCAAGCCAGCGCCGCCGAGGTCAATCTTTACTCGGCCCGCAAGGATCATCTGCTGAAGCCCGTGCTGGACGAGTTCACTAAGAAGACCGGGGTTAAGGTCAATTTGCTGTCGGCTGCCGAGGATCAGTTGCTTGAGCGCTTGAAGAGCGAGGGGGCCAACAGCCCGGCCGATCTGTTCATCACCACCGATGTTGCCCATCTACACAAGGCCAGGGTGGCGGGCGTCTTGCAGCCCACGAAATCGGCGGTGCTGGACAAGAACATCCCCGCCCAATACCGCGATCCACAAGGCTATTGGTATGGTCTGTCGGCCCGCGCCCGCGTGATCTTCTATGCCAAGGACCGGGTAAAGCAGGAAGAGCTGTCCACCTACGAGGACTTGGCCGATCCGAAATGGAAAGGACGGATTTGCGTGCGCAGTTCGTCTTCAGCCTATAACCAGTCGTTGCTGGGCGGTTTGATAGCCGTTTTGGGGCCGGACAAGGCCGAAAGCTGGGCCAAGGGCGTGGTCGCCAACATGGCGCGCAAGCCCCAGGGCGGTGATCGCGACCAAATTGCCGCCGTGGCCGCCGGTCAATGCGATCTGGCCATCGCCAACACCTATTATTTCGGCGGCATGCAGATTTCGCCCAAGGCCGACGAGCGAGAAACGGCGTCGAAGGTCGGTTTGTTCTTTCCCAACCAGAAGGATCGCGGCGTCCACATGAATGTGGCGGGCGGCGGCGTCACGGCTTCAGCCAAGAACAAGACGCAAGCCGTGCAGCTTCTTGAATTCCTGTCCGGCACCGAGGCGCAGAAAACCTTCGCCGAAGCCAACAACGAATTCCCGGTGCTGGCCTCGGCCAAGCTGGCGCCCAATGTGGCGGCCTGGGGCAGCTTCAAGGGCGAGACCCTTAACGTTGCCATGCTGGGCGAGAATTCGGCCCTGGCGGTGCGCATCTTCGACCGCGCCGGATGGCGCTGA